The genomic DNA CGCGGATCGGCGGCCACGAGCGCGCGCGCCGTCCGCACGGTCTCGACGAGCCGGTTCGGCAGGTCGCGCGCCTGCGCGGCGCGGATCGCCGCGAGCGCGCGCTCACCGCCGCGCGCGAGGGCGGCGGTCACCTTGGGCTGCACGCCCGACTCGAGCACCATCACCTCGGCGCCCTCGCTGAGGTGGTGCACGAGCGCGAGGGCCTCGCCGCGGGCGGCCTCGAAGCGCGAGGGCGCGACGTCGCGCGCCTTCATCGACGCCGAGGTGTCGAGCACGACCACCACCTTGCGCGCGCCGTCGCCCATGATCGTCACGGCCGGGCGCGCGAGCGCCAGCGCGAGGGCGAGGAGCGCGAGGAGCTGCAGCAGCAGCAGCGGGTCGCGCTGG from Candidatus Methylomirabilota bacterium includes the following:
- a CDS encoding VWA domain-containing protein; translation: MSFLSPLALALFALALPLVLLYFLKVRRRERRVASLLLWDPSLRDRQASAFFQRLQRDPLLLLQLLALLALALALARPAVTIMGDGARKVVVVLDTSASMKARDVAPSRFEAARGEALALVHHLSEGAEVMVLESGVQPKVTAALARGGERALAAIRAAQARDLPNRLVETVRTARALVAADPR